One Helianthus annuus cultivar XRQ/B chromosome 7, HanXRQr2.0-SUNRISE, whole genome shotgun sequence genomic region harbors:
- the LOC110916862 gene encoding protein RETICULATA-RELATED 3, chloroplastic, translated as MARILGTNKCTELLHWLQVYMASSSAAGLPFIFADCPTCHMFEPGSYSLVNRLGTLVYKGTVFAAVGLAAGLVGTSLSNGLIKMRKKMDPNFESPNKPPPTLLNAMTWAIHMGVSSNVRYQALKGIEYLLAKGLPPVLFKSSVIGLRMANNVLGGMTFVMLAG; from the coding sequence ATGGCTCGAATACTCGGTACCAACAAGTGCACTGAGTTGTTGCACTGGTTACAAGTGTATATGGCTTCTTCATCAGCAGCAGGCCTCCCTTTTATTTTCGCTGATTGCCCTACATGCCACATGTTTGAGCCCGGTTCTTATAGCCTTGTGAACCGTTTGGGAACACTTGTTTACAAAGGAACAGTTTTTGCAGCAGTAGGTTTAGCAGCGGGATTAGTGGGAACCTCACTGTCGAATGGATTGATCAAGATGAGGAAGAAGATGGATCCTAACTTTGAGTCACCAAACAAACCACCACCGACGCTTTTGAATGCTATGACCTGGGCAATTCATATGGGTGTGAGCAGTAATGTGAGGTACCAAGCGTTGAAAGGGATTGAATACTTGCTGGCGAAGGGGCTGCCGCCTGTTTTGTTCAAATCCTCTGTGATTGGTTTGAGAATGGCGAACAATGTTCTTGGAGGCATGACTTTCGTGATGTTGGCAGGATAA